A segment of the Arachis hypogaea cultivar Tifrunner chromosome 5, arahy.Tifrunner.gnm2.J5K5, whole genome shotgun sequence genome:
TCACGGgggagaagtcaaagtagaaaaTCTCACAGTTCTGACAAGTCAGAGAGTCGAAGCAAGTTAAGaaaaaagtacaagcgaagaaAAGAGTTCATTTGGCACTATTGTGGCAAGTCAAGGCATATCAAGAAGTATTGTAGGTTTTTTAAAAGAGAACAATCAAGAGGAAGAAACgaagacaaaggtaaagatagtgataaagaaacTACTGCTATTGTTTATGAAAATGTTAatcacatatgatgaaaattatgtgaatcttgtctgtgatgattccacatggattatggactctggtgcctcatgtcatgtcactccgaggcgtgaatttttcacttcctatactgctgaaaattttggcaagatcaaattgaaagataaaggagtgtgtgatattattggtatgggtgatatgtggtttgaaaccaacatgggatgcaagttatagttgaagaatgttaggcatgCGCTAGATATGCGGTTCAATTTTATTTCAGTAAAGGCATTGGATCAAGAGGGATATTGCACTTCCTTTGGTAGTGAAAAATGCAAGATTACCAAAAAGAATCTCATTGTTACTAAAGAAAATAATAGTCTCGCTACTCTCTACTGGTTTCAAGCAAAATTGTGCAAAGAAGAGGTAAACGTAGTTGATAATTCCTCTTCTAATTTGTGGCATAtacgtcttggtcacttgagcAAGAAAGGACTAAGCATCTTAGCCAAGAAGCACTCACGTCCCGTAaaaggtacaactttaaatacttgtACTCATTGTTTTGTTAGTAAGCATGCTAGAGTATCGTTTCATAATTCTGGATctcataggagatcacatgttctagatttagttcacactCATGTTTGCACTATGAATGCTAATACACTAGGTGGtgcatcatattttgttacttttattgatgattattctcgaaaagtgtagacttttgttttgaaatctaaagaccaggtgctcggtatcttcaaacactttcatgcaagtgttgaaagagaaacaggaaGGAAATTGAAATGTATTCAAATAGATAATGCTGGTGATTACAGGGATCTGtttgaagagtattgtaaaggATATGTGATCAAGCTTGAGAAGAAGGTTTCTAAGACTTCTCAACATAATGGAGTTGTAGAGAGAATGAATCGCAATATCAATGATAGAGTcaggtgtatgctctctcatACAAAGTTGCCTAAATTTTTTTGGGGTGAAGCAATGAGGACTGTAGTAGATCtgatcaacctttctccttcAGTTTCACTAAATGGTGATGTTCCAAAGAAAGTTTTGAGAGAAAAAGATGTCTCCTTTAGTCACTTGCGAGTGTTTGGCTGTAGGGCTCttgttcacattccaagagatgaaaggtctAAACTTGATGGAAAGTCAAAGCAATGTATCTTCATGGGTTATAGTCACAAAGACTTTAGTTAGAGATTATGGGATCCGGTTCGCAAGAAGATAATTAGAAGTcgagatgtgatttttcttgaaaACTAAACTATTGAAGATCTTGAGAAGATAGGTAAGCCAACAATAACTGTTAGAAGTTCTGCTGATGATGAACCTGATCCTTTCACTAGACCTCCTGTTGATGGgggagatgtacaagttgataatgatggtgattttttgtccctcttttgaaaatttttctacGTTAAAATTCTagtgtctgattatttaatttctgtcattataTTTGTTGTTTGAAGTATCTTTGGAGTTACCTATTTAATCGCacaaattgtaaaaaaattatttttagtactttCGCTGTTAGACAGATTTTTATTCTGAATGTCTGTTGAGTTTTCcaacaaagaaaactaaactagtgtTGCTAATATTCATGGATCTTTAAATTTCATCTACAAAATATGTAACTTAAGTGCAAGGAACAAATGTTGAAATTGTGAAGTAATTATTAGTGCCAGCTATTAAGAAATGTAGTTAGTTGTAGTTAGCTTGCTGCACGTGTTAATATGTATAAATGGCTTGTGAAACCCTTACTGTAATAGTTAGTTTTCATTTATCAATTAGAGAACTGCATAATGCTAATTCTCATTTTCtcttccaattttacattctttGTAAACACAGCTCCTCCATTTTCAACTTCTTAGTTTTCTTCCCAATTTGATTTCTGCTTCACTCTTGGACTCATACAACAGAGTCTAATGAGAGCTTGATCCTCTCTTCCATGAAATTTCACATAGTGCGGTGAGCGTGGAGGAGAGGTTATTGCTCCGATTAGCAAGACCGAGAGTGGAAGATCTGAATCTGACATCTTCACAGATTCATCAACCTGGTTAATTTCTTGTCTTTCTTCCCCttcctctcttttctctttctcagaTTTCGTTCCTTTTCTTGGAGCTGTTCTTGAAATCCTTTTCGATTCAACATTTCTTCGAATTTCTTTAATCTTGATTGACAATGGAAGCAAGTCAAAATCAGTCTGCAAACTTCAATTCAATGGATCCCCAATCAATTGCAAACTTCCTAAGTCAGATTTCAGCAATCCAAGCTCATGTGGCCAAGAACACAATCAATCCGATGCAAGATCCAGCAAGTCCGTATTTTTTGCATCCTGGTGAAAGTCCTGCTAATCATTTAATTCCAGTTACATTGAATGCACATAACTACAACTCTTGGAGTAGAGCCATGTTGTTAGCCTTGAAATCAAAGAACAAACTGAAGTTCATTCATGGTTTGATAACAAAACCAAATGAGAATTATCCCTTATTCGAAGTCTGGGAGAGGTGCAACACGTACATTGTGTCATGGATAACTCTGTCTTTGAGTCCAGATATTGCAGGAAGTGTCATATGGAATAACAATGCCTCAGATCTTTGGAGAGATATAAGACGCAGATACTATCAAGGTGACAAGTTCAGAGTGGTTGAATTACAAGAGGAACTCTTTCAATTGAAGCAAGGAGATGCTAGTATAACAACTTACTACACAAAGCTGAAATCGATTTGGGACTGGATTTAGAAAAGTTGTTGTAGAGATGGACTCCAGTGCTATTCTGGATTTGATTTCTAACAAGAGCAAGCGCAGAGACCATCCTGATCCAATAATCAGAAGTATTGATGGTCTAATAAATAGAGAATGGATGATTGAATTCAGGCACACCTTCCGTGAAGGCAATAGAGGTGCAGATCTCTTGGCTAAGGAGAGTCTTAAGTGTCCTCCAGGCTTTCAATTTGTGGATCTCCCTTCCCCTGCTTTACAACTCATTCTAAATGATGATTGTAGGGGGTTTTTACCCCCGGATTAATTTCAGGTTTGTAATATTTTTGGGCTCTTAGCCCCGatgtttaacaaaaaaaaagaagttaaaacTCAACTCGACTTGGTCATTTCTACCTCTATTCAAAGGTCATAAATTCTTAGTCCGAACTATTTATGGTCAGCATAATGGGTTAAATGAACTCGTTTATCCTGATtcgtttatccttttattttattttttaaaaaaatattttgaaaaaaaatattatttttggtcaAAAACCTTAAATAGTATTATTTTTAGTTGACAAATTGAATTTTTGAGTTGTATTAGATAAAATATTggcaaaacttttttttttaattttaatggaaTGATTTGTTTAATCTGTCATTTTTTTAGATTAATCAAAATCCGTCTATTTAACCTAAAAGTTAACCTAACTTAATTTTAGAGATAATATTTATCCAGttaaacaaataaaacaaattaGACCAATAAATTTAGTCCATTTTAACGAATCAACCAAAATAGATAACCTCTCTCATACAAATGTTTTTAAGACACATTTCATTAAAGTCTTAATagagattttttatataaaaaatttaaaatttaaaattttaatatatttattttatatgattaaaattaaaaataaaaaatttttatttataataattctaatatatattttttaaacacatgttaattaaattttataaaatttatctgAATACgctatttaattatgttttactACCTCTTATTGAAGTGAGATTAACATAAATGCATACACAATTTTTatacatttatatttataataaggtAATGTTTATAGTGTCTATAATTATGATAATTATGGTGCttacataaatattaaaattaaaattatatttttttatattttaatattattttttatttttaaaattaaaaaatattattattaaataataaaattattttaagtttGTCAATACTTTTTAAACATAGTCACCTACAATAACATGGCACCGTAGAGATGTCACCTTACTTACAATAATATAACGAAAATTAGTGcacttcaaaaaataaaaagtaccgtactctttaaaagataatttattatcaaaagttattagataaattaaatttttattattattattattattattattattattattattatttgtttgttttttacataagtatatatatcttttaattaaatttatataatacaaaattttatatcattgtatttatatttaatattatatttttgtttcacacgaaataaaattattatatatttatttgttttttatgtgattataatatttttaattaaatttatataatacaatttttttatcgttatattaataaattattatatatttgtttacTTTTTATATGAGTAtacgtattttttttaattaattttagggCAATCtacctaattaaataaattctgtGAATTATTTATCTGAATAAACAAAACAGAAACCTCTTATGTGCATGTGCAATTTCAATTTTATGTAAATCGTGGAAGCTAACCACAGTTTCTATTTTGTATGTAAACTGTTGGAGGCTACAAGGTTTTATGTTGGAAAAAGGTTGGGCATAATCCGTGGCGACCTACTACAGATTATGAAGGAAAAAGCTTAGGCATAAACCGTGGTTGCTTCCCACAATTTATGAAGAGGAGGACTTGAACGAAAACCCCCATTGATTCTCACGGTTTACATGCAAAGTAGTATAAATACATAATCCGTTGATGGTCATGGCGGATTATTTGTGCTGGAACAAAAATTGAAAGAGCAAGGGAGATTGAGAGAGTTTCAGGGAGAGCTTTGGAAGGTTTTGGTGAGATTTAAGTGGTGGAGTCATGGAGGACGAAACTCGCTTGTATCGACTAAATAGCATTGCTCACGTGGCTGGATTCATCGACGAAGaggttagttattattattattgttattattattattattattattattattattattattattttattacttttatttttagtttgttaTTATGACTTCATAGTAGCAGTAGTAGTTGTatcattattagtattattatatttattactattatgataatggtaattattattattacttttattttgtaCTAGAATTGGGAAGTGTTAGCATTATAATTATTGCTATTGTTAGCAGAATTATTTTTGTTGGTATTGTTATTATCCCTattgttttgttgttgtttttagaatttattagaggaaatagaaaatcaaagtcggtatctaataattttttctaCACTATGTTATTAGTATTGGTCGTATGTTGAGGAATTTTTTTACCGATATTTTGTAGCCTACTAGGGTTATTAGCGGCGTTAGGAGACAGCAGAATATGCTTTTACTTCAATTGTGAAGACAGGAGCCATGGGGGAAGGAAACAAATATGCTGAAGTTTGTGTACTAAGCCCCAACAAAGTTGATGAAGCACAAAAAATTAAGAACAACCGATCTTTCACTTCAATTGTGAAGACAGGAGCCAATCCCACAGAATCTGAAGATGTGATGATGGCACAAAAAAAGGAAGACgttgaagaaaataaagaagatgaagagaacGCCCAAGAGGTAACTGTCGAAAAAATTCCTTCTGGtctgtttaatttaattataagtgAGGTTGTAAAAAGGGAAATTCGAAAAGATTGGTGGGACTCTCTTATAGTTAAGTTATTAGGAAGGAGATTATAACTCCAAGCTATGAAACAAAGGCTagaaattatgtgggaaaaaaTGGAGAGTTTAGATGTCATTGACTTAGggaataatttttttctagtgaGGTTCTATAATTTCGAGGATATGGATTTTGCTATCACAGAGGGGTCATGAAAAATTCTAAATCATTACCTTACTATTAGATTTTGGAAGCCAGATTTTAATCCTTATACTGCCACTATCGATAATATAGCGATTTTGATAAGGTTACTTGGGTTTGCCATTGAATACTATAACAGaacaattttagaaaaaattgaaaacatagtGGGGCGCACTCTTAAAGTGGATATGAATACTGTTGAAATCTCCGGAGAAAAATTTGCTAGGATATGCGTGGAGGTCAACCTAGCAGATCTTTTGGTGTCCTAATACCAGATTAATGGAGTAACTCACACTGTGGAATATGAAGGCATTTATCATGTTTGCTTTCAGTGTGATAAAGTAGGCCATGAGAAGGGATCTTgtcctgatttattgaaaaataacaaaCAGGATGGAGGGGAAGCTCAGTAGACAAGGATGGAAGTTGAAGATGAGGGCGTTCAAGGGAATTCAGGAAAAAACAAGGACAAATCAGTGATTGAGAAGAATCAGGAGCAATATGGCCCATGGATGTTAGTCCAATGTAGTACACGTGgcaaaaaatatttgaaagatgGGGAAGGTATGAGTTCTgaaggaaaaagaaaggaaaaggatTCTAGGAACGTGGGTGGAGAACATTCTACCCGTTTTGCAGTACTAAGGAAAGAAAATCTAAATGAAAACAACGGTAATGACGAGGCTCAGAAGGATGACGTTAGGGGAACAAAGGACAAAATGGAGAAAACGACAAAGAATACCCAATAGATCCAACAACCTTTAAGAAGAATCAAGCCAACCCACCTAGACCGAAAAGCCCAGAAAAAAATACAGCCCGCCAACACCCTTTAAACACAGCCTCTAACCCCAGCCCAACCACTTTAGCCCAATCTGCACTCACTAGAACACAAAACTTGACCCCCCCACCAGCTTCCAACACAAAACAACGTCAATTTCCAACCAGTCCAAAATGTGCAAATCTCTCAATCTCAATCCACACAAAAAATTCCTCATAATATGGCCCAACTTTTTCACCCAGCTAAATTCCAGGAAAATTGGATTTCTCAAAGTTTGGTGAGTCAAATAGATTCTCAAAATGCATCTGATCCTGGAGAGAACATTCACTCAAGAGAAGACTCTTTAGAACCAAAACTCCCGGATTTTGGCACAATTGACACTAACGAGATGATACAAGCAATGGAGCAAGTTGAACACCAATACTTGTAGGGTGTAGGATAGAATCAAGAAGGAGAACCTCTAACATCAGAGGACATGCAATGTGCTTGAGGAGCTATGTagcttttctctattttttcctactctctcttttcttctgTCATATAATGATTATCATCGCTTGGAATATAAGAGGGATTGCAAATAAGGCGTCAATTTGCACTCTCAAAGAAATAAAGCGCCAGAAAAATTCAGATATTATTTTGCTTTTTGAGACTAAGTGTAGTGGAGAAAAAGCTAATGCAGTTGTCAAGGATTTAGGCTTTGAGTTTACGCACAGAGAATAGGCGAACGGTTTCATTGGTGGCATTTGGGTTATTTAGAGTAAACAAGAACTCAATCTTAGAATTGTTAGCTCACATCATCAATTGTGCATATGAAAGTGAACGATAGAAAGAAAGGTTTGTGGTTTCTCACTACGGTTTATGCAAGCTCACAATAAGGAATTAGAAAAGCATTTGCTGAGGAAGTGATGAACATTGCCAACAACATGATTTCTCCTTGGATGTTGATAGGTCACTTCAACGATATTCTAGATGATACAGAAAAGAAGGGTGGAGCTAGAACAGATATTCACGCTTGTCGCCGCTTCAGGAGATAGATTGAAGATTGCAAGTTTATCAACTTAGGTTCTATTGGTACTAAGTTCACTTGGAAAGGTGGAGCTAGGGAGGGTTTAGATAGAGTCTTTAAAAGGTTAGATAGGACTCTATCTAACGCTTCTTGGTGAAACCAATTTCAAGAGGCGAGAATTGAAGTTTTACCCAGAGTGAACTCTGACCATCATCCACTTATGGCTAATCTTTTCCCCTCTAGAGTTGACAGAGGAGAGAAGCCATTTAGATTTGAAGCAATGTGAAAAACTCACCCGAATTTCAATAATTTTGTTAAAGAAGCTTGGGAAAAAAATCTAACCATTCCAATGGCCCTAAAGTCCCTCTCTGATGATATTAGACAATGGAATAAGGATGTTTTTGGACACctctttaaagaaaaaataaggctTCTAAACAGGATAGCTGGTATTTGAAATTCTCCTTCTTATAGCACTAATCCTTTCCTAGATAACCTCAAAAAAGAGATGAGCAGCGAGCTGGACATTATCCTAGACATGGAGGAGGTCTTTTGGCTACAAAAGTCGAGACACCAATGGATTGTTGATGGAGATCGAAATACATGCTTTTACCATACAAAAATTCTTATCAGAAGGTGTAAAAACTGTATTGTGAAACTTAGAAGCAATGATGGAGCTTGGATTGAAGACTAAGAAGGGATGAAAAGTTTAGCTAGCAATTTTTTCAAAGAGTTGTTCAAGGAAGAGGATTATCATAGGCCTCAATTTCAACTTAACACGACATATCCAAGTATGAATGCTACTCATCAGAAAGACATGGAGAGATGCCCGTCAGTGGAGGAAATTAGACAAGCTTTATTTAAGATAGGCCCTTCAAGACACCGGGTGAAGATGGCTTTCCAGCATACTTCTTCCAAGACCAGTGGTATACCATTATGCCTTCCTTTTGTCAATTTATTTCCATGATGTAGACAGATCCGAAGAATATAGGTATTATCAACAAAACTCTCATTGCCCTTATTCCAAAAGTCCAACAGCCTGAGTTCATTGTACAATTCCGGCCAATTGCTCTATGCAATGTGGTTTACAAATGCCTAACAAAAATTCTGGTAGAAAGAATTAAACCCACACTTAAAGACAGGATAGCACCAAATCAGTCGAGCTTTATACTGGGTAGGGTGATACATGACAAGATTATTATTGCTAAGAAAATGGTGCACACTATGAAGAAGTTGAAGGGGAAAAACAAGTTTATGGCAATCAAAATAGGCTTTGAGAAAGCCTATGATAGATTGAATTGAGAATTTCTACAAGGCTGCCTAAAAGAGTTTGATATTCCGGCTCAAATGGTGAAAATCATAATGGCTTGCGTCTCATCAGTTTCTTATTCTCTGCTATGGAATAGATGCAAATAAGATTTCTTTCAACTGTCTAGGAGTCTTAGGCAAGGGGAACCAATCTCTCCTTATCTCTTTGTTATTGCTGTTGATAAATTATCTCAAGCTATAGAAGAACATGTGAAAAGCGGTGAATGGAAGCCTACGCATGCTGGAAGAGAAGGCCCTCTTATATCCCACCTGTTGTTTGCAGATGATCTTCTTCTTTTCACCGAACCTTCCTGCAAGCAAATAGAGGTTGTTATGCAAACGCTAAACTCCTTTAGTCTAGCATCTAGCCTAAAAATAAATGCAAACAAGACCTCAGTTTACTTCTCAAAAAAGTTGAAATTGGGACTAGGGAAGATATTAAAGGAAGAAGTGGATTTAAAGAAGTAGACTGTTTGGGACGCTACTTGGGGGCCTTGTTCACTAATCAAAGAAGGGGAAAGAAGAGGTATAAATCGAATATTGAGAGAGTGAAAAATAAGTTGAAAGGGTGAAAGATTGACTGTCTATCTCTAGCAGAAACGGGCAACTCTTGCCAAATCTGTTATAGGGCCAATCTTAAACTTTGATATGAGTTATGCTCGGATACCAAAAGGAGTTTGTGATGAGGTAGAGAGGTTACAACGCCAATTTATTTGGGAGAAGGAAGCCAATAGAAGAAGAATGTACATTGTGAGTTGGGAGCTTCTGTGTAAACCTCTTGAACTGGGTGGCCTGGGGTTTAGAAAGCTTTCATGCATGAATGATGCAT
Coding sequences within it:
- the LOC140184911 gene encoding uncharacterized protein; the protein is MEASQNQSANFNSMDPQSIANFLSQISAIQAHVAKNTINPMQDPASPYFLHPGESPANHLIPVTLNAHNYNSWSRAMLLALKSKNKLKFIHGLITKPNENYPLFEVWERCNTYIVSWITLSLSPDIAGSVIWNNNASDLWRDIRRRYYQGDKFRVVELQEELFQLKQGDASITTYYTKLKSIWDWI